From the genome of Papaver somniferum cultivar HN1 chromosome 2, ASM357369v1, whole genome shotgun sequence, one region includes:
- the LOC113352818 gene encoding uncharacterized protein LOC113352818: MPEFDEKTDDPDQHVLQYETSMILWQHGDELMCKMFPQSLDGGAIKWFNNLPAQSIGTYHELVGEFCAHYRYNRRDRKECHDLFLLEIRKDESIRQFTRRFKQELADVDGANDQSVIEDYKQAYQYDQRGIYGSLVKRPPKTLEGLYNRVEEYARVEDDSKARETRYVHRSSNHLNDGRKDKSKNRSNAQHNDRGEVRENYQSERMEAGYQKYHDMKLTPLNIQLAELYEKISKDLIPPRPLRHVIRANTASSIKTMVTRPRIAALYKSRSSE; the protein is encoded by the coding sequence ATGCCAGAATTCGATGAGAAAACAGATGATCCAGATCAGCATGTGTTACAATATGAAACTTCTATGATCCTATGGCAGCACGGTGATGAGTTGATGTGTAAAATGTTTCCACAGTCTCTGGATGGAGGAGCAATAAAATGGTTCAACAACCTCCCTGCACAGTCGATCGGTACTTACCATGAATTGGTTGGAGAATTCTGCGCCCACTACAGGTACAACAGACGCGATCGGAAGGAATGCCACGATTTGTTCCTTCTAGAAATTCGTAAGGATGAAAGCATCAGACAGTTTACTCGACGCTTCAAGCAAGAGTTAGCAGATGTGGATGGTGCCAACGATCAAAGCGTCATCGAAGATTATAAACAGGCGTACCAGTACGATCAAAGAGGTATATACGGTTCATTGGTCAAGAGACCACCAAAGACTCTGGAAGGACTGTATAATCGAGTGGAAGAATACGCTCGAGTGGAGGATGATTCCAAAGCTCGAGAGACGAGATATGTTCACAGATCATCCAATCATCTCAATGATGGGAGGAAAGACAAGTCGAAGAACCGTTCGAACGCCCAACACAATGATCGAGGTGAAGTCCGGGAGAATTACCAAAGTGAACGAATGGAAGCTGGATACCAGAAATATCATGATATGAAGCTGACTCCGTTGAACATACAGCTTGCAGAGTTGTATGAGAAAATCAGCAAGGATTTGATCCCCCCTCGTCCTTTGAGACACGTGATAAGAGCAAATACTGCAAGTTCCATAAAGACCATGGTCACAAGACCGAGAATTGCCGCGCTTTACAAATCGAGGTCCAGCGAATGA
- the LOC113352817 gene encoding uncharacterized protein LOC113352817: MAPSVGLKITNFLVLFMSLVLTYQQVIPVLEGRITTVSISSTEDDLERQPSRTPVKTIHTPWGDIYDCFEFHKQPAFDNFILKNHKTETREEIVSTYLDEVFGLVEGCPKGMVPIRRTTREDLVRAKSLLSLSNAPGSQFRAGITYVAKEGETIYGAMGRYNVWNPSTKQDQFTSGEMAVQFNEENQTTVIKVGWTVNPQLYGDNLTRAFIYWTADGAQKTGCYNTHCPGFIQVHSKITPDLPFGTTSKVNETQITVNFEISMEQTTGAWWLVAEGNVSIGYWPKELVPALGSGAGYVYWGGRAQASDGVGPPMGSGERSLSVDGTSVNGYVDQHKKMFEQK, from the exons ATGGCTCCATCTGTAGGTCTTAAGATTACCAACTTTTTGGTACTGTTTATGAGTTTGGTTCTCACATATCAACAAGTGATACCAGTATTAGAAGGAAGGATTACTACGGTGAGTATATCATCGACAGAAGATGATTTAGAAAGACAACCAAGTAGGACTCCTGTCAAAACGATACAT ACTCCATGGGGTGATATTTACGACTGCTTTGAATTCCACAAACAACCGGCATttgataattttatattaaagaaCCATAAAACCGAG ACGAGAGAAGAAATAGTTTCCACATACTTGGATGAAGTATTTGGTCTAGTAGAAGGGTGCCCGAAAGGAATGGTCCCTATTCGTAGGACAACCAGGGAAGATCTAGTCAGAGCAAAATCCTTACTTTCTTTGTCAAATGCTCCTGGTTCTCAGTTT AGAGCAGGTATTACTTACGTTGCAAAGGAAGGTGAAACTATCTATGGAGCAATGGGAAGATATAATGTTTGGAATCCTAGCACAAAACAAGACCAATTTACTTCAGGAGAAATGGCTGTTCAATTTAATGAGGAGAATCAGACCACTGTCATCAAAGTCGGATGGACT GTGAATCCCCAGCTGTACGGTGATAACTTAACTAGAGCTTTTATATACTGGACA gctGATGGTGCTCAGAAGACTGGCTGTTATAATACTCATTGTCCTGGTTTTATTCAAGTTCATTCCAAAATAACTCCGGACTTACCTTTTGGTACCACATCAAAAGTGAATGAAACTCAGATTACAGTTAATTTTGAGATTTCGATG GAGCAAACAACAGGTGCATGGTGGTTGGTAGCAGAAGGAAATGTTTCGATTGGATATTGGCCAAAGGAACTAGTCCCTGCATTGGGATCAGGAGCGGGTTATGTCTACTGGGGTGGTCGTGCACAGGCTAGTGATGGAGTTGGACCACCAATGGGCAGTGGTGAACGTTCACTATCTGTCGACGGTACTAGCGTTAACGGTTATGTTgaccaacataaaaaaatgttTGAACAAAAATAG